The Peribacillus sp. FSL E2-0218 genome contains a region encoding:
- a CDS encoding 3-hydroxyacyl-CoA dehydrogenase family protein, with protein sequence MINKIAIIGSGVMGSGIAQSFAVSGYSVTINDIQGEFLAHAKNRISENLSLLIAEGVLTDQEKQDALANITYSIDLGAALREADFIIEAIPEVIELKLSLYQQMENIIKPDAIVASNTSTFPISQLMEKASFANRMVITHFFNPGHLVPLVEIVQHDETKPDIVETTLALMRKIGKSPILLKKEIPGFIANRLQTALMREAFHLLKEGVADAEDIDTAITAGPGFRWAFTGPIEIADFGGLDTWQRVFDNVSPKLDQSKEAPVLIRDLVEEGKLGVKSGEGIFTYEGSAASEKIDERDRHFIKLAKLKREKEEV encoded by the coding sequence ATGATTAACAAAATAGCGATTATCGGTTCAGGTGTCATGGGGAGTGGGATCGCGCAGTCATTTGCCGTTAGCGGGTATTCCGTCACGATTAACGATATCCAGGGAGAATTCTTAGCGCATGCCAAAAACCGGATTTCTGAGAATCTATCCCTGCTGATTGCGGAAGGGGTGTTGACCGATCAGGAAAAGCAAGACGCTTTGGCGAATATTACCTATAGCATTGATTTGGGAGCGGCCTTAAGGGAAGCCGATTTTATCATTGAAGCGATCCCGGAAGTCATCGAGCTGAAGTTGAGTCTCTATCAGCAAATGGAGAACATCATCAAACCGGATGCGATTGTTGCTTCCAATACATCGACTTTTCCGATTTCCCAATTGATGGAGAAGGCTTCGTTTGCAAACAGGATGGTGATCACGCATTTCTTCAATCCCGGCCATCTGGTTCCATTGGTTGAAATTGTTCAGCATGACGAAACAAAACCGGATATCGTCGAGACAACCCTTGCTTTGATGCGTAAAATCGGCAAGTCTCCGATTCTCTTGAAAAAAGAAATACCGGGCTTCATTGCCAATCGCCTCCAGACTGCCTTGATGCGGGAAGCCTTTCATCTATTAAAAGAGGGTGTTGCCGATGCTGAGGATATCGATACGGCGATAACGGCCGGACCAGGCTTTCGCTGGGCATTTACCGGGCCGATCGAGATTGCCGATTTTGGCGGACTGGATACATGGCAGCGTGTTTTTGATAATGTTTCACCCAAGCTTGATCAGAGTAAGGAAGCTCCTGTGTTGATTCGTGATTTGGTGGAGGAAGGGAAGCTTGGGGTAAAGTCGGGAGAAGGGATCTTTACGTATGAAGGATCTGCCGCTTCCGAGAAAATCGATGAGCGGGACCGACATTTCATTAAACTGGCAAAATTAAAAAGGGAGAAGGAGGAAGTATGA
- a CDS encoding acetyl-CoA C-acetyltransferase: MREVVIVGAARTPVGTFGGSLAHVSAVELGVVAAKEAIKRAKIPADLIDEVLVGNILSAGLGQNVARQVAIHAGIPETTPAMAVNKLCGSGLRTVIMGAQFIALGDADVILAGGIESMSNAPYLLPTYRFGQKMGNAEAVDSMTYDALTDVFNQYHMGVTAENIAEQWEISREKQDEFALNSQMKAEKAQLEGRFADEIAPVEYKRRGKTILVDQDEHPRHGLTIDQLTKLRPAFKENGTVTAGNASGINDGGAMLVLMSKEKADERGLEALATIKSYANAALDPKIMGYGPVPATKKALAKAGMTIDEIDLLEVNEAFAAQSLAVLHDLELNPGKVNVNGGAIALGHPVGASGVRILVTLLYEMKRRDAKTGLATLCIGGGQGTALIVER; this comes from the coding sequence ATGAGAGAAGTAGTGATTGTAGGGGCAGCTAGGACACCTGTTGGTACATTTGGAGGAAGTCTTGCCCATGTTTCAGCGGTTGAATTGGGAGTTGTGGCAGCAAAGGAAGCGATCAAACGGGCAAAAATCCCGGCTGATTTGATTGATGAGGTGTTGGTCGGGAATATCCTGTCTGCTGGATTAGGGCAAAATGTGGCACGTCAGGTTGCGATTCATGCAGGCATTCCGGAAACGACGCCGGCTATGGCCGTTAATAAACTTTGCGGGTCCGGACTCCGTACCGTCATAATGGGAGCACAATTCATTGCCCTTGGTGATGCGGATGTGATTCTTGCTGGAGGGATCGAAAGCATGAGCAATGCCCCGTATTTACTTCCCACCTATCGTTTTGGCCAGAAAATGGGGAATGCCGAAGCCGTGGATTCCATGACGTATGATGCCTTAACGGATGTCTTCAACCAATATCATATGGGCGTGACTGCGGAGAATATTGCCGAGCAATGGGAAATCAGCCGGGAAAAGCAAGATGAATTCGCTTTGAATAGCCAAATGAAGGCTGAAAAGGCCCAGCTTGAAGGACGGTTTGCAGATGAAATCGCCCCTGTTGAATATAAACGCCGCGGAAAGACGATCTTGGTGGACCAGGATGAACATCCGCGTCATGGGCTGACGATCGATCAGCTAACGAAGCTGCGTCCTGCTTTTAAGGAAAACGGAACGGTGACGGCCGGCAATGCATCGGGAATCAATGATGGGGGAGCGATGCTGGTCCTGATGTCCAAGGAAAAAGCAGACGAACGGGGACTGGAAGCGCTGGCAACGATCAAATCCTATGCCAATGCCGCCCTCGATCCGAAAATCATGGGCTACGGGCCAGTTCCTGCGACAAAAAAAGCTCTAGCGAAAGCGGGAATGACAATCGATGAAATCGATTTGCTGGAAGTGAATGAAGCCTTTGCGGCGCAGTCACTCGCCGTGCTTCATGACCTTGAATTGAATCCGGGGAAAGTGAATGTGAATGGCGGGGCGATTGCATTGGGTCATCCGGTAGGTGCATCTGGTGTCCGCATCTTAGTGACTTTACTGTATGAAATGAAGCGCAGGGACGCAAAAACCGGCCTTGC